The window TTGTCCATGGCGCTAAAACAGATAACCAATCAAACCTTTAATATGATCACAGTAGATGGCGATACAAGTACTAATGACATGGTGGTTGTGATGGCGAATGGACAGTCCAACAACAAAAGCTTAACACCAGATCATCCAGATTGGGAAGCATTCCTAAAAGGGCTTACCTATGTTTGCGAGACATTAGCAAAAAAAATTGCAAGAGATGGAGAAGGGGCAACGAAATTAATCGAAGTGAAAGTGAGAAATTCTGCTTCTATTAAAGATGCTCAGCAAGTTGCTAAAACTGTTATATCTTCCAATCTAGTAAAGACTGCTATTTATGGAGCAGATGCTAATTGGGGGAGGATTGTTTGTGCCGTAGGATATAGTGACGTGGACATTCTCCCAAATGATCTCTCAGTATTTTTAGGGCCTATTAAAGTAGTAGAAAATGGGCTGCCTTTTCCATTTAGTGAAGAGCAAGCTAAAAAATACTTAGAGCAAGAAAACATTATCATTGAGGTGGATTTAGGAATGGGTCAACAAGAGGGAACAGCTTGGGGATGCGACTTAACTTATGATTATGTAAAAATCAACGCATCCTACCGCACGTAAGGGGTGGAACAATGAACTATCTTGTCATTAAGTGTGGGGGGAGTGTATTGGAGGAGTTACCTGAATCTTTTTTTGAAAACATTGTTAAGATAAAAAAATCAGGGAAGTGGACTCCGATACTTGTCCATGGAGGAGGCCCACTTATTTCAGAAATGCTTCAATCTCTTAAAATAAAAACAGAGTTTGTTGATGGATTACGTGTAACCTCTAATGAAGTGTTAGATGTAGTTGAAATGGTATTAACGGGTGTAGTGAACAAAAAAATTGTTCGCAAATTCTTAAAGGTTGGAGGATCTGCGTTCGGTATTAGTGGGGTGGATGGAGGTTTTTTAAGAGCAAAGCCTGTATCCAACAATTCCAAGCTGGGATTTGTAGGAGAGGTCGTTGAGGTGAAAACTAATCTTCTCACTCAAATCATCAAAACCGGCTATATTCCAATCGTTTCACCTTTGGGCATTAGTGGGGATGGGCAAAGGTATAACATTAATGGTGATGCGGCAGCTGCAGCTGTTGCGAAATCCTTAAAAGCCAATCTGTGTATGGTGAGTAATATTGATGGGATTTTTTCATGGAAGGATGGAGAAAAAGTCATTCTTGATAGCATCACAAAAAATCAGGCAGAAGAACTTATTAAAGATGGGGTTATTCGTGATGGTATGATACCAAAAGTAAACTCGGCTATTGATGCATTATTGAAAGGAGTCCCTGAGGTTACAATTGTGAACGGGATGAATGACAACAGTCTAGTCGATTATTGTCTTGGTAAAAAGGTGGGTACAAAAATAGTGGTAGGAGAGGAGAGTCAAATTGTCTACCAGTAAAACATTAGATATGTTCCCTGTCATGTCAACTTATGGGCGTTTTCCTCTTTCCTTAGTCAAGGGAAAGGGAAGTTATGTTTGGGATGAAGAAGGGAACAAATATTTAGATTATACTTCGGGTATTGCAACATGTAATTTGGGGCATGTTCCGGATGTCGTAAAAGAACAACTAGTAGAGCAGCTACAACAATTATGGCATTGTTCCAATCTTTATCATATTCCAAAACAACAGTTGTTGGCCCAAGTGTTAATCGAGAACAGCTGTGCAGATGAGGTGTTTTTTTGTAATAGTGGAGCAGAGGCAAATGAAGCTGCCATTAAAATAGCGAGGAAATATGCTCAAACAGTGAAAAAAAATGATAGTTTTGAAATTATCAGTTTTACTCAATCTTTTCATGGTCGTACAATGGCTACTTTATCAGCAACTGGACAGGAAAAGATTCAAAAGGGGTTTTATCCTTTGTTAGAAGGATTTTATCATTTGCCTTATAACGATTTACAGTCGTTAGATGAACTTGCTACTATTAAACCCTGCGCTGTCATACTTGAACTCGTTCAGGGGGAAGGTGGAGTGGTTCCAGCAGACCCTCAATGGGTCCATAAACTTTCTGATCTATGTCAAAAACATGACATTCTACTAATGGTTGATGAAATCCAAACAGGGATGGGGAGAACGGGAACGCTCTTTGCCTATGAACAATATGGAATTGAACCGGATGTACTCACCTTAGCCAAAGGGCTAGGATCTGGTTTTCCTATTGGAGCAATGCTTGCAAAAAGTCATGTTGCTAAAGCCTTTGATCCAGGAAGTCATGGGAGTACATTTGGGGGAAATCCGCTAGCGGTAACAGCAGGATTATCGACACTTGAATATATGATTCAAGAAAATATACCAAAGCAGGCGTTGAAAAGTGGGGAATACTTATTGGAAAATCTAAAGGTTTTAGCTTCCCACTCTGATGATATTAAGGAAATACGAGGTAAGGGGTTATTTTTAGGTATAGTTGTCAAAACCGATGCTCTTTCATTTGTTCAAAAAGCTCGTGAAAACAAGTTGTTAGTGCTTCCTGCAGGACCAAATGTAGTGAGGATCCTCCCCCCGTTAACTACTAACAAGAAAGAGATGGATCAATTTCTTTCTGTCATGAAAGATATTTTTATGTAAAATTAGGAGAAAGCAGATAATTTTTTTCATAGAGAAAAGCGCCTTTGACTGTTTAAGCTAAAGGCGCTTTTTTTGGTTGCCTATACATTTTCAAGTATAATGAATCAATATTAAGCTAAAGGAGAAAATTATGGATAAAAAAATAGGATTTATTGGGTGCGGGAAAATGGGGCAAGCAATATTGTCTGGAATAATGAGTTCTGGAATAACTTCACAGCAACAAGTCGTCGTAAGTACACGATCTACAACTACGATGAAAAAGGTTCAGGAATTATATCAAGTAAATACTACAT of the Bacillaceae bacterium S4-13-56 genome contains:
- the argB gene encoding acetylglutamate kinase; the encoded protein is MNYLVIKCGGSVLEELPESFFENIVKIKKSGKWTPILVHGGGPLISEMLQSLKIKTEFVDGLRVTSNEVLDVVEMVLTGVVNKKIVRKFLKVGGSAFGISGVDGGFLRAKPVSNNSKLGFVGEVVEVKTNLLTQIIKTGYIPIVSPLGISGDGQRYNINGDAAAAAVAKSLKANLCMVSNIDGIFSWKDGEKVILDSITKNQAEELIKDGVIRDGMIPKVNSAIDALLKGVPEVTIVNGMNDNSLVDYCLGKKVGTKIVVGEESQIVYQ
- a CDS encoding acetylornithine transaminase, producing MFPVMSTYGRFPLSLVKGKGSYVWDEEGNKYLDYTSGIATCNLGHVPDVVKEQLVEQLQQLWHCSNLYHIPKQQLLAQVLIENSCADEVFFCNSGAEANEAAIKIARKYAQTVKKNDSFEIISFTQSFHGRTMATLSATGQEKIQKGFYPLLEGFYHLPYNDLQSLDELATIKPCAVILELVQGEGGVVPADPQWVHKLSDLCQKHDILLMVDEIQTGMGRTGTLFAYEQYGIEPDVLTLAKGLGSGFPIGAMLAKSHVAKAFDPGSHGSTFGGNPLAVTAGLSTLEYMIQENIPKQALKSGEYLLENLKVLASHSDDIKEIRGKGLFLGIVVKTDALSFVQKARENKLLVLPAGPNVVRILPPLTTNKKEMDQFLSVMKDIFM